The segment TCTCGGAGTCTAAAGCATAATTGTTATAATTTCCATACACATAAATCGCACTACCATCGTTAAATTCAGGATACTGTAAAGAAAAATGAATCATAGTGTAATCGGCTTCAATATCTGGATTATCGGCATCTATGGCTGTGATTTGGAAATTACCATTGATATCAGGGTTGTACGTATAAGGTTGATTATATCTAGGTCCAGCAGTGAATAGGTAATTATGGTAAATATCTTTTAAATCGATGTACTGAACACCCACATTAGCGGCTCTAACGTCTTTGTTTTCAAAGAAGCGAAATTCATTACTGCCCCAAAAAGCCGTTTCATTAGTATACCTATATATGAGCTCTTTTCCAATAGTATATTGTGGCTTTACATTTGTAATGGCAGTATGTAAATTATTATTCTGAATAATTAATGTTTTTACTGTTTCTTTTGGGTTATTGAGATTCAATCCGCCAGAATTAATGACAATATCTATACTTTGTTTACTGTCTATATAGCGTACATCTCTGAGACGCTTTACTGAGACACCTACGCCAAGAACCTCTTTATAAATCATAAATTTCCTAGTAAACATCAATTCATTGTCTTCATCATAAATGGAAATGAGGTAATTTCCCGTTTTAGTTAAGCCTCGGGTTTGGCGATTAGGAATTGGGAGTCTGTAGTGCGAGTATAATTGAAAGGCGTTAAAGGAGTTTTTATAATCTACAATTCTGAAATTGTCAAAGCCTTGGAGGTATTCCATTTTTGCCAGATTAGATTTGGTCCAGTCATAATTGTAATGTTCAATCGTGTAATAGAAATCAGGTTCTTCTGCCGTTAAAACGTCGAACTCTAGATAAAACGCTTCCCCAAGTCTTAGTATGGGCAATTGTCCTTGAGCAGAACTGCGACTTTTAAAGGTGATAGTTTTAATGTTTTCTGGTGGATTTACTTCTTCGACTTGAGCTGTTGTAAGAAGAGTAAAAATGAAAGATAGTACTAGTAGTAGGGCTTTTTTTGTCATTCTATTATTGTTTGCAGGTAAAGATAAGCAAAATCTGTGCCTTATTTAAACGAGTTTATTTAGAATCAATTAAAATAACAAACTTCGTTAATATGTTTATATATTACTCATTTTTTGCGTAAATTTGCACGGATTTTTAGACAACTAATTTCAATATAAAGCGTATGTCAAAAGACATTAAAATTAAAAAAGGTCTGGATATAAAACTTGTTGGTGAAGCTGAAAAAACAGTTGAACAAGCCATTATAAGTAATTTCTGCACAATCCGACCTGAAGATTTTCATAGCGTTATTCCAAAACTTGTAGCTAAAGAAGGTGCTACTTTGCAAGCCGGAGATGTTATTTTTCACAATAAATCTAACGAAGACGTAAAGTTTGTGTCTCCAGTTTCTGGAACTGTGATAGAAATATTAAGAGGTCCAAAGCGACGTATTGATGCGATTAAGATTCAGGCAGATAAGGAACAATCGTATAAGGATTTTGGTAAATTCGATATGAATGCTAATGCAGCAGCGATTAAAGCTCATTTATTAGGTTCAGGGTGTTGGCCTTTTATCAAACAAAGACCTTATGACGTAATTGCGAACCCAGAAAAGTCGCCAAAATCAATTTTTATTTCAGGATACAATACATCACCCTTGGCAGCAGACCTTGATTTTCTATTAGAAGGGAAAGAAGCTGAATTACAAGCTGCTGTTTCTGCTTTATCAAAGTTAACTGATGGTGATGTCCATATTGGTGTTGGATCTCATAATTCACCACTTGCTAATATGAATGATGCCATCGTTCACAAAGTGTCTGGGCCACATCCTGCTGGAAACGTTGGAACACATATTAATAAAATTGACCCTGTTAATAAAGGAGAGACTGTTTGGACAGTTAATCCGCAGGATTTAATAATTATAGGTGAATTACTATTGACTGGTAAATTCAATGCTGAGCGTATGGTTGCACTAGCAGGTTCTTCAGTAAAAAAGCCGAGATATTTCAGAACAAAAATAGGAAGCGAAGTTGCCACTATGGTTTACGACAATGGCGTAGAAAAAGATGGTAATGATCGTATCATTTCTGGTAATGTATTAACAGGAAAGCAATTAAAACCTGACGGAAGTCTTGGATTTTATGACAATCTAATTTCTGTGATTCCAGAGGGTGATGATTATGAATTCTTTGGATGGAATAAACCAATTTTTAATAAAATATCTACGTCTAGAGCACTGACATTTTCTTGGTTAAATCCAAATAAAAAATACGATTTAAACACAAATACAAATGGTGAGCATCGTGCTTTTGTGATTACAGGGTCTTACGAAAAAGTGTTTCCACTAGACATTTTTCCAATGCAGATTTTAAAAGCTTGTAAATATGAGGATTTAGATGAAATGGAAGCTTTAGGGATGTACGAAGTTGCACCTGAAGATTTTGCTTTGACAGAATTTATATGTGTGTCTAAACAACCACATCAAGATATTATTAGAAAAGGATTAGACTTAATGCTTAAAGAAATCGGATAGATCGCTCAAACGAAAAAATACTATGGGTTTAAAAAGTAAATTACATAATTTAAAAGAGAAATATAAAGGAAAGAAAATGGCTCCTGCGTTTAACGCACTCCATACATTTTTATATTTACCTAATGAGACCACACACAATGGAACTCATATAAAAGTCGCTGATGATCTAAAGCGAACAATGAATATCGTAATCATGGCATTAGTGCCTTGTTTGATCTTTGGGATGTTCAACGCTGGATATCAACATTATTTGGCATTAGGGGAGATTGAAACAGCAAAAGGATTCTTAGGATCTAGTTTCTGGACCATAGACAACTTAGTTGTTGGACTTTGGCAGGTTTTACCTTTAGTTATTGTCTCTTATGGTGTTGGTCTGGCTGTAGAATTTTTATTCGCAGTGATTAAAGGTCATGAAGTTGAGGAAGGGTATTTAGTTACTGGTATGTTAGTGCCATTAATTGTACCTGTAGATATTCCATTATGGATGTTGGCAGTCGCAGTTGTATTTGGTGTTGTAATCGGTAAAGAAGTGTTTGGAGGTACAGGTATGAATATCTTAAATCCAGCGTTAACCATTAGAGCCTTTTTATTCTTTGCATATCCTACATGGATGTCAGGGGATAAAGTATGGGTGCATGGTGCTGTAGAGCGCGATCAACTCATTGCCTCTGGGCAAAATTTAGATGCTATATCAGGTGAGACCATTTTAGGTGCTTATGCTCAAAATAATTCGGTAGTTTATGATTATTGGGATATGTTTTGGGGACTAATACCTGGGTCCGTTGGTGAGACTTCAAAATTCTTAATTATTATTGGAGCGCTATTTTTAATCTTTACTAAAATAGGAAGCTGGAGAATTATTGTGTCTACATTAATTGGGGCATTAACAATGGGGTTAATTTTCAACGGAGTTGTTTCTGCAGAATGGATTGGAGAATCAAGTAAATTCTATGGTTTAATGAATGTGCCGTTCTGGCAACACTTAATTATAGGTAGTATCTTATTTGGTGCAGTATATATGGCAACAGATCCAGTAACTGCGTCTCAAACAAATAAAGGAAAATGGATTTACGGGTTCTTAATTGGATTTATTTCAATAATGATACGTGTATTCAATCCAGCGTACCCAGAAGGGGTATTCTTAGCTATTTTATTAATGAACGTTTTCGCTCCAACTATTGATCACTATGTGGTTCAAGGAAATGTAAAACGTCGTATGAAACGTTTAAAAGTTAAAACTGCTTAACGATGGAAAAGAGAACAGATAAAAATTCATATACCGTTATATTTGCGGTAGTAATGGTATTAGTTGTAGGATCGTTGTTGGCGTATTTGGCATCATCATTAAAACCTACCATTACTGAAAACCAACGTTTAGAGAAACAGCAAAACATTCTTTATGCCATGGGTGTCAATAATAATGACGATACCAGTGCAGAATTCGTCTCCACAGAAGAAGCTGAAACCTTATTTGCTGAAAAAGTTCAAGAACAAATGGTATTGCTGTCTAACGATGGCGATTTTATAAGTCAAATGACGAGACAAGAGTATATGGAGGCCAATAACGGCCAAGAACCTTATTTAATTGATGTTAAAAAGCAGAAATCAAATGCTAAGAATGGTGTAGAAAGAAAGTTGCCTTTATTTATTGGGAAAAATAAAGAAGGTAAAACGGTCTATGTAGCACCTATTTATGGTAAAGGACTTTGGGATGCCATTTGGGGATATGTGGCTATGGATGAAAACATGGTTGTTCAAGGTGCCTATTTCGATCATAAAGGAGAAACACCTGGTTTAGGAGCTAATATCAAACAGCGCTATTTTATGGATGATTTTTATGGTGAGCATTTGTTGACAGAATCGGGAGCCTTTAAAGGAATTACAGTAGCCAAGGGTAATGCTGATCCTAAGAACGAAGATAAAACAGATAATGAAGTTGATGCTATCGCTGGAGCAACTATTACAGGTGACGGAGTATCGGCTATGATTAAGAGTGACTTGAAATTGTACAAGCCTTATTTCGATAACTTAAAAAAACAAACGAACTAATATGGGACTACTTTCAAAAAAAGACGCAGCTTTAATAACGGATCCATTAGCAGATAATAACCCAATTACAATTCAAGTATTAGGTATCTGTTCTGCCTTGGCTATTACTGCCGAATTAGAAGCTTCTATAGTAATGTCAATATCTGTATTATTTGTACTAGGGGTAGGTAATGTTGTTATTTCATTAATGCGTAACATTATTCCATCTAAGATTAGAATTATTGTTCAGCTTATTGTTGTCGCAACTCTGGTAATTATAGTAGATTTAGTATTGAAGGCTTTCGCTTATGAACTGAGTAAAACACTTTCAGTATTCGTAGGATTAATAATAACCAATTGTATTATTATGGGACGTTTCGAAGCCTTCGCATTAGGTAACGGTCCATGGAAATCTTTTTTAGATGGTATTGGAAATGCATTAGGATATGCGTTGATTTTAATTATTGTAGGATTCTTTAGAGAATTATTAGGTTCGGGAACCTTATTAGGTGTCCCAGTATTAGGTGACCCAATAGAGAAAACAGGATTATATGCATTGGGTTATGAGAATAATGGGTTCATGTTATTATCACCAATGGCATTAATTGTAGTAGGTATAATCATTTGGGTACAACGTACAAGAAATAAAGCACTAGTAGAAGATTAAAATTGAATTGTCATTCTGATTTAATCTCAGAATCTCATCAACATTTATAATATGGAACACATAGAATTATTTTTCAAATCAATATTTATCGATAACATGGTATTCGCCACATTCCTTGGGATGTGTTCTTACCTTGCGGTATCTAAAAAAGTATCTACTGCAGTAGGATTAGGTGCAGCGGTAATTTTCGTTTTGGCAATTACAGTACCATTAAACTGGTTATTGGATCAATATGTATTGCAACCCGGTGCTTTAACTTGGTTAGGCCCTGAGTATGCAGATTATGACTTGAGTTTTTTGTCATTTATTATGTTTATTGCAACCATTGCAACAATGGTGCAATTAGTGGAAATTGTAGTTGAGAAGTTTTCTCCTTCATTATATAACTCTCTTGGGATATTTTTACCGCTCATCGCAGTGAACTGTGCTATTTTGGGAGGTTCTTTATTTATGCAGTCTAGAGAAATAGCAACATTAGGGTTAGCCCTAAACTATGGGATTAGTTCAGGAATAGGTTGGTTCTTAGCTATTTTAGCTATTGCCGCAATTCGTGAAAAAATTAGATATTCAAGTGTTCCGCCTGCATTAAGAGGTTTAGGAATCACATTTATCATCACTGGACTTATGGCGATTGGCTTTATGAGTTTTGGAGGTATGTTAACTGGTGGTGACGACGAAGGAAAAAAAGAAGAAACAGTTGAAATAACAACTCAAAAAATTGACAATACAGAATTAGCTAACAACACTAAAATAAATGAGTAGTATGATATTAGCAGCAGGTACAATAGGAACGGTAGTTGCAACAGTAGCAGCCTTTTTACTAGTGACATTGGTATTAGTGGCCTTGTTATTGTTTGTAAAACAAAAATTATCACCATCAGGTCCTGTGACCATTAAAATTAATGGTGAAAAAGAAATACAAGTAGCTTCAGGAGGTACATTGTTATCGACTTTAGGCGCTGAAAAAATATTCTTACCATCTGCTTGTGGTGGTGGTGGAACTTGTATCCAATGTGAGTGCCACGTTCTTTCTGGAGGAGGAGAGGCTTTGCCTACTGAAACACCGCACTTTAGCAGAAAAGAGTTAAAACACGGAGCGCGTTTATCTTGTCAAGTAAAAGTAAAACAGGATATGGAAATTACCATTCCTGAAGAAGTCTTTGGAATTAAGAAATGGGATGCCGTAGTAGTACGTAATTATAACGTTGCGTCATTTATCAAGGAATTTGTAGTAGAAATCCCTGAAGATATGGGTTACAAGGCTGGAGGATATATTCAAATTGAAATTCCACCTTGCGAAGTTAAGTTTGAAGACATGGATATCACTGCTCACCCTGAAGAGCATGAAACTCCAGATAAATTTCAGGCTGAATGGGATAAGTTTGGATTGTGGCCATTAGTAATGAAAAATACGGAAACAGTAGAGAGAGCTTATTCTATGGCTTCCTATCCTGCTGAGGGCCGTGAGATCATGCTAAATGTGCGTATTGCGACACCACCATGGGATCGTAGTAAAAACCAATGGATGAATGTAAATCCTGGTATAGCATCTTCATACATTTTCAATCAAAAACCAGGAGATAAAGTGGTGATTTCTGGACCTTATGGTGAATTCTTTATCAATGAATCTGAAAGTGAAATGTTATACGTGGGAGGTGGAGCAGGGATGGCGCCAATGCGTTCACACTTATATGAGTTATTTAGAACAATCAAGACTGGACGTAAAGTAACGTATTGGTATGGTGGTCGTTCAAAAAGAGAGTTATTCTACATCGAACACTTTAGGAAATTAGAAAAAGATTTCCCAAATTTTAAATTCTATATGGCACTTTCTGAGCCTATGGAAGAAGATAACTGGAAAGTAAAGACAGATATTAATGATGAAGCAGGTGACGGATTTGTAGGATTCATTCATAACTGTGTAATTGATAACTACCTAAATCATCACGAAGCTCCAGAAGATATTGAATTATATTTCTGTGGGCCCCCATTGATGAATCAAGCGGTACAAAAAATGGGAGAAGACTTTGGAATTCCAGACGAGCATATCAGGTTTGATGACTTTGGAGGTTAAATACTAATTGTCTTTTTATTATTAGATATATTTCGCTGTACGCGACTATTATATAGTAAAAAAACCAACTCATATCGAGTTGGTTTTTTTATTGGCACTCTTATAGTTTATCACATCAGTACATATTTTGGTTGGTTGTTTTCAACTTCAAATAGTTTAGTGTAGTCCATAACATTTGGAACATTGTCTATTTTGCACAAGAATTTTACAACTTCACACAATCCGTTGAACAATAAATCTTTGTTTTGAGGATGGTTAGGTTTTATATTATTTCTTTTTAATGGGAGCTGGTACCCGCAGGTTTTCAGAAATATAGCTTCCACTTCAAGTAGTTCGTATGGTGTATAGCCATTAAAGCGCCTTCCAAAGCTTTGATGTACTTTTCCAACATAATTCAACTGCACGGAGCCGTGCTCATCAGATAATTGTTTCCAAGCGCCTGTACGGTCTAAAATGTTTCCTACGGCGCAGCTCTTACAGCATTCAGGATGCAATTTATCATTATGAAAAGCAATGTAGAGTTTTTCTATGGCTTTTTCTAAACGTTGAGTCGTTTTCATAGTGTCAATATTTTTCTTTTTCCGAAGTAAAAGATACAAAAAATGATGATAATCTAAAACGTAAAGACCACTAATACTTCATGCTTTTGGCATGTTTTTCAGTGTTCAAAGGAAATCATATTGTCAAAGCAATTACCTAATAATTCTTATTAAAAATTCAATTAGATGGCTTAATATGTGTGGTTTTTTTGTGGTGACACTTGTTTAGAATTGAAAATATATAAATTGTTCACCGCTTCCTTGAGATATTACAATTAGGAAAATCATAATCGCCCAAACAATCCCCATAACCCAAGAAGGTGTGTTTGATGCAACAGCTTTCATGGAGGTATTCCTCATGATCCAGTGACATAAAAACAAAAGACCTACAACGCTACACACTTTTATAATTTCGAATGTACCTAAGATCTGTTGTCCATTAATTTGCACATAAAACATGGATTTAATCATGCTCCATGCGGTTTCAAAAGTTCTAGCTCTAAAAAACACCCAGGTAATATTTACACATGAAAAGGTTATAAATGCCAAGAAGATGCCATTTCTAGCGGTAATTTTAAACGGTAAATAGCGTCGTTGTAAACGCTCTAATATCAAGTATGTTCCATGTAGTCCGCCCCAGACCATAAAGGTCCAAGCAGCTCCATGCCATAGTCCGCCTAATAACATCGTAAGCATTAATGCCACGTACATTCTAGTGATTCCATTTCGATTTCCTCCTAAAGGGATGTACAGGTAATCTTTTAACCAGCTTGATAAGGTGATATGCCATCGTTTCCACAGATCAGAAAAACCTAAAGAGGCATAAGGATACCTAAAGTTATCGGGTAAAATAATGCCAAGCATGAGTGCTATACCAATAGCGCAAGTAGAGTAACCCGCAAAATCAAAAAATATCTGTCCAGAAAAGGCCAAAGTGCCTACCCAAGCATCTATACCATGAAGTATTTTATCCGAACCAAATACCGTATCAGAGGTATCAGATAATAAGGTATCGGCCATAACTACTTTTTGAAAGAGTCCGATTGTCAATAAAAACAAGCCCCAAATAAACTGTTGTGTTGTAGCTTTTTTCTCTTCATAGAACTGTGTAATTAAGTCTTTTGCACGAACAATTGGTCCTGCAACTAATTGAGGGAAGAATGTTACATAAAGAGCAAAATCTAAGAAAGTTTTTGCCGGTTGTATTTTCCTGTTGTACATGTCAATTGTATAGGACATGGTTTGAAAGGTGTAAAATGAAATACCCATAGGCAATATGATATCCATTGGTTGCGCTTCATATTCTAGGCCTAAGCTATTAGCTATTGTAATAAAGTTTTCTAATAGAAAATTTCCGTATTTAAAAAACGCTAGAAATCCCAGATTAACGAACATACTTAGCATGAGCCAAAATTTTCGTTTGCGTTGGTTTTCTTCTACGGCTAGTTTATTACCAGCAGTCCAATCGACCATAGTAGAAATCCACAAAAGAATGACCAAAGGCGGGTTCCATAATCCGTAAAAAATATAACTCGCTAGGAGCAGCATTCGTTTTTTATTGGACCATTTTAATAATTTTAAATAGTATAATGCTAAAATTATAACTAAAAACAAGGCAAAACTTAAAGAATTGAATAACATAATTAGTTGGTTTTAGAATTAGTCAATGCGCCATCTGTTGTCATTAGTTTTATTAATTCCGTAGTAAAGAATTGGGCATCTTTAGTAGAAAGATGAGACCATTCCGGTAAATTTAAATCAAGAAATTGTTCGTAATCTTCGAAATGGTAACTCTTAACCCCTGTTTTCTCAACCAATTCATCCCAAAAATCAGTTCGAGGTACTCCCTTTCGTTCCGCATCTCTAAAAAAACCTGATGAAGGACATCTTAAGAGAATTAAATGTCCTCCTCGTTTTTTAAATGCGTCATGCAATTCTAGAAATGCTGCTGTTGTTGAGGCTTTATCCGGAGGAGGTAGACCACTTGTTAAGATATCTTTCCAGACTGTTTTTATAGTATTTGCATAGACCGTATCATTCGTTACATAATCTGGCATTTTCATATGCCTATCTAGCGAAATTTCTTCAAAATTATTAAAAGGTGGGCCAGGTGCTTCGCCTCGTTCACCAATATGTATTTTAGACAATAGCGTTTTTAAATCTACGTCAGAATCCCAGCCTTCATCACCATCTCTGATGAATGCTAAATTTGTTTGAAGAGGAATGGATAATTTGTGATTTAGTCGTTGTGCGTAAGTTCTATCATGGTAATAGTCAACGAGTGTTTGTGAGCGTTTAATAGGTGGAGCCTCAGGATAAGTCGTTGAGAAAAACAAACTGGGAGTCACACCTACTACTAATGTGCCGTTGAAATCGGTATTTTCAACAATATCTTTGAA is part of the Formosa sp. Hel1_31_208 genome and harbors:
- a CDS encoding DUF5103 domain-containing protein, translated to MTKKALLLVLSFIFTLLTTAQVEEVNPPENIKTITFKSRSSAQGQLPILRLGEAFYLEFDVLTAEEPDFYYTIEHYNYDWTKSNLAKMEYLQGFDNFRIVDYKNSFNAFQLYSHYRLPIPNRQTRGLTKTGNYLISIYDEDNELMFTRKFMIYKEVLGVGVSVKRLRDVRYIDSKQSIDIVINSGGLNLNNPKETVKTLIIQNNNLHTAITNVKPQYTIGKELIYRYTNETAFWGSNEFRFFENKDVRAANVGVQYIDLKDIYHNYLFTAGPRYNQPYTYNPDINGNFQITAIDADNPDIEADYTMIHFSLQYPEFNDGSAIYVYGNYNNYALDSENRLNYNSESGLYETAFKLKQGFYNYKYVVVDANGNLDEGRISGDFWQTENNYKVLVYYRDLGARFDELIGFGEATSVDISN
- a CDS encoding Na(+)-translocating NADH-quinone reductase subunit A — encoded protein: MSKDIKIKKGLDIKLVGEAEKTVEQAIISNFCTIRPEDFHSVIPKLVAKEGATLQAGDVIFHNKSNEDVKFVSPVSGTVIEILRGPKRRIDAIKIQADKEQSYKDFGKFDMNANAAAIKAHLLGSGCWPFIKQRPYDVIANPEKSPKSIFISGYNTSPLAADLDFLLEGKEAELQAAVSALSKLTDGDVHIGVGSHNSPLANMNDAIVHKVSGPHPAGNVGTHINKIDPVNKGETVWTVNPQDLIIIGELLLTGKFNAERMVALAGSSVKKPRYFRTKIGSEVATMVYDNGVEKDGNDRIISGNVLTGKQLKPDGSLGFYDNLISVIPEGDDYEFFGWNKPIFNKISTSRALTFSWLNPNKKYDLNTNTNGEHRAFVITGSYEKVFPLDIFPMQILKACKYEDLDEMEALGMYEVAPEDFALTEFICVSKQPHQDIIRKGLDLMLKEIG
- a CDS encoding NADH:ubiquinone reductase (Na(+)-transporting) subunit B yields the protein MGLKSKLHNLKEKYKGKKMAPAFNALHTFLYLPNETTHNGTHIKVADDLKRTMNIVIMALVPCLIFGMFNAGYQHYLALGEIETAKGFLGSSFWTIDNLVVGLWQVLPLVIVSYGVGLAVEFLFAVIKGHEVEEGYLVTGMLVPLIVPVDIPLWMLAVAVVFGVVIGKEVFGGTGMNILNPALTIRAFLFFAYPTWMSGDKVWVHGAVERDQLIASGQNLDAISGETILGAYAQNNSVVYDYWDMFWGLIPGSVGETSKFLIIIGALFLIFTKIGSWRIIVSTLIGALTMGLIFNGVVSAEWIGESSKFYGLMNVPFWQHLIIGSILFGAVYMATDPVTASQTNKGKWIYGFLIGFISIMIRVFNPAYPEGVFLAILLMNVFAPTIDHYVVQGNVKRRMKRLKVKTA
- a CDS encoding Na(+)-translocating NADH-quinone reductase subunit C, with the protein product MEKRTDKNSYTVIFAVVMVLVVGSLLAYLASSLKPTITENQRLEKQQNILYAMGVNNNDDTSAEFVSTEEAETLFAEKVQEQMVLLSNDGDFISQMTRQEYMEANNGQEPYLIDVKKQKSNAKNGVERKLPLFIGKNKEGKTVYVAPIYGKGLWDAIWGYVAMDENMVVQGAYFDHKGETPGLGANIKQRYFMDDFYGEHLLTESGAFKGITVAKGNADPKNEDKTDNEVDAIAGATITGDGVSAMIKSDLKLYKPYFDNLKKQTN
- a CDS encoding NADH:ubiquinone reductase (Na(+)-transporting) subunit D — encoded protein: MGLLSKKDAALITDPLADNNPITIQVLGICSALAITAELEASIVMSISVLFVLGVGNVVISLMRNIIPSKIRIIVQLIVVATLVIIVDLVLKAFAYELSKTLSVFVGLIITNCIIMGRFEAFALGNGPWKSFLDGIGNALGYALILIIVGFFRELLGSGTLLGVPVLGDPIEKTGLYALGYENNGFMLLSPMALIVVGIIIWVQRTRNKALVED
- the nqrE gene encoding NADH:ubiquinone reductase (Na(+)-transporting) subunit E, producing the protein MEHIELFFKSIFIDNMVFATFLGMCSYLAVSKKVSTAVGLGAAVIFVLAITVPLNWLLDQYVLQPGALTWLGPEYADYDLSFLSFIMFIATIATMVQLVEIVVEKFSPSLYNSLGIFLPLIAVNCAILGGSLFMQSREIATLGLALNYGISSGIGWFLAILAIAAIREKIRYSSVPPALRGLGITFIITGLMAIGFMSFGGMLTGGDDEGKKEETVEITTQKIDNTELANNTKINE
- the nqrF gene encoding NADH:ubiquinone reductase (Na(+)-transporting) subunit F gives rise to the protein MILAAGTIGTVVATVAAFLLVTLVLVALLLFVKQKLSPSGPVTIKINGEKEIQVASGGTLLSTLGAEKIFLPSACGGGGTCIQCECHVLSGGGEALPTETPHFSRKELKHGARLSCQVKVKQDMEITIPEEVFGIKKWDAVVVRNYNVASFIKEFVVEIPEDMGYKAGGYIQIEIPPCEVKFEDMDITAHPEEHETPDKFQAEWDKFGLWPLVMKNTETVERAYSMASYPAEGREIMLNVRIATPPWDRSKNQWMNVNPGIASSYIFNQKPGDKVVISGPYGEFFINESESEMLYVGGGAGMAPMRSHLYELFRTIKTGRKVTYWYGGRSKRELFYIEHFRKLEKDFPNFKFYMALSEPMEEDNWKVKTDINDEAGDGFVGFIHNCVIDNYLNHHEAPEDIELYFCGPPLMNQAVQKMGEDFGIPDEHIRFDDFGG
- a CDS encoding Na(+)-translocating NADH-quinone reductase subunit F → MKTTQRLEKAIEKLYIAFHNDKLHPECCKSCAVGNILDRTGAWKQLSDEHGSVQLNYVGKVHQSFGRRFNGYTPYELLEVEAIFLKTCGYQLPLKRNNIKPNHPQNKDLLFNGLCEVVKFLCKIDNVPNVMDYTKLFEVENNQPKYVLM
- a CDS encoding MBOAT family protein, whose product is MLFNSLSFALFLVIILALYYLKLLKWSNKKRMLLLASYIFYGLWNPPLVILLWISTMVDWTAGNKLAVEENQRKRKFWLMLSMFVNLGFLAFFKYGNFLLENFITIANSLGLEYEAQPMDIILPMGISFYTFQTMSYTIDMYNRKIQPAKTFLDFALYVTFFPQLVAGPIVRAKDLITQFYEEKKATTQQFIWGLFLLTIGLFQKVVMADTLLSDTSDTVFGSDKILHGIDAWVGTLAFSGQIFFDFAGYSTCAIGIALMLGIILPDNFRYPYASLGFSDLWKRWHITLSSWLKDYLYIPLGGNRNGITRMYVALMLTMLLGGLWHGAAWTFMVWGGLHGTYLILERLQRRYLPFKITARNGIFLAFITFSCVNITWVFFRARTFETAWSMIKSMFYVQINGQQILGTFEIIKVCSVVGLLFLCHWIMRNTSMKAVASNTPSWVMGIVWAIMIFLIVISQGSGEQFIYFQF